From one Triticum aestivum cultivar Chinese Spring chromosome 4B, IWGSC CS RefSeq v2.1, whole genome shotgun sequence genomic stretch:
- the LOC123091078 gene encoding protein JINGUBANG — MGNHQKLLNFLRPDPAVAACSPRSFSSSSASVSDDDGYSCSSYPTTDGDASPSRYGGSSTPPTPKSPWAHLPGLGAGGAVAEPGATGLIASLVKEDGHVYSLAATGDVLYTGTDSRNVRVWRDQRELAGFRTASGLVKAIVVADDGRIFTGHQDGKVRVWRADADNPAVHRQVGSLPKLKDYLKSAVNPTSYVETQRKGRQRAVWLRHSDAVSSLSLDEGAGLLYSASWDRTFKVWRVSDSKYLESVSAHDDAVNTVAAAGFDSVVFTGSADGTVKVWRREMAAKGDATKHVLEKVLRKGESAVTAIAVSPEDRVVYVGSSDGLVTYWYWVDGEARYGGVLKGHKMAVMCLAVAGNVVVSGSADRTLCVWRRDGAEHVSLSVLTGHTGPVKCVAMDEEAAAGSGGVRRFVVYSGSLDGSVKVWRLSDAQAPAPVTERTAAPSQAWSGRPAPATYAEAWAPYQATAEPKRVAAA, encoded by the coding sequence ATGGGTAACCACCAGAAGCTCCTCAACTTCCTCCGGCCGGACCCTGCGGTGGCCGCATGCTCGCCGaggtccttctcctcctcctccgcctctgtgTCGGACGATGACGGGTACAGCTGCTCGTCCTACCCGACGACGGACGGGGACGCCTCGCCGTCGCGCTACGGCGGCTCCTCGACCCCGCCCACGCCCAAGTCGCCGTGGGCGCACCTCCCGGGCCTCGGCGCCGGGGGTGCCGTTGCGGAACCTGGAGCCACGGGCCTCATCGCGTCGCTGGTCAAGGAGGACGGCCACGTCTACTCGCTGGCGGCGACCGGGGACGTTCTTTACACCGGAACCGACTCCCGGAACGTGCGCGTGTGGCGAGACCAGCGCGAGCTCGCCGGGTTCAGGACCGCCAGCGGCCTCGTCAAGGCCATCGTCGTCGCGGACGACGGCCGCATCTTCACCGGCCACCAGGACGGCAAGGTGCGCGTGTGGCGCGCCGACGCGGACAACCCCGCCGTGCACCGCCAGGTGGGCTCGCTCCCGAAGCTCAAGGACTACCTCAAGAGCGCCGTCAACCCCACCAGCTACGTCGAGACGCAGCGCAAGGGGCGCCAGCGCGCGGTGTGGCTTCGGCACTCCGACGCCGTGTCCTCCCTCAGCCTCGACGAGGGCGCCGGGCTGCTCTACTCGGCCTCGTGGGACAGGACCTTCAAGGTGTGGCGCGTGTCGGACTCCAAGTACCTCGAGTCCGTCAGCGCGCACGACGACGCCGTCAACACTGTGGCCGCCGCCGGGTTCGACAGCGTCGTGTTCACCGGGTCGGCCGACGGCACCGTTAAGGTGTGGCGGCGGGAGATGGCCGCGAAGGGCGACGCCACGAAGCATGTCCTCGAGAAGGTGCTCAGGAAGGGCGAGAGCGCGGTCACCGCGATCGCGGTGTCGCCCGAGGACCGCGTCGTGTACGTGGGCTCGTCGGACGGGCTGGTCACCTACTGGTACTGGGTCGACGGCGAGGCAAGATACGGCGGCGTGCTCAAGGGCCATAAGATGGCGGTGATGTGCCTTGCGGTGGCCGGCAACGTCGTCGTGAGCGGCTCGGCTGACCGGACCCTCTGTGTGTGGCGTCGCGACGGGGCAGAGCACGTCAGTCTTAGCGTGCTGACCGGACACACTGGACCCGTAAAGTGCGTCGCCATGGACGAGGAGGCGGCCGCCGGTTCGGGCGGGGTTCGGCGGTTCGTGGTGTACAGCGGGAGCCTCGACGGGTCCGTCAAGGTCTGGCGCCTGTCGGACGCACAAGCGCCAGCGCCCGTGACGGAGCGCACCGCAGCACCGTCGCAGGCGTGGAGCGGCCGGCCGGCTCCGGCGACGTACGCGGAGGCGTGGGCGCCGTACCAGGCGACGGCGGAGCCGAAGCGCGTGGCAGCGGCGTGA